CAAATAGCTCAACTTCAAAAAGCGCAGCGGGCTACGAAGATAGATGATCGCCAAATATTCCTAAGGGGCAACATCCTCGATCACGCGTTGGGCTTCCCACTCGGCATGCCAACCGGCGATCGCATTCCAGGTCTCTGGCAGCGGCGCCGTGACGGCGACGATCTCGTCGACCATCGGATGCTTCAAACGAAGATAGCGCGCGTGCAACGCGATATGTCGCGCTCGTTCGTCGTCACTTTGCGGACCAAACGGGATCTCGCCGCCATACGAGACATCTCCCAAGATCGGAAATCCGCGCGATGCGCACTGCACGCGGATTTGATGGTAGCGACCCGTGTCGAGTTCAATCTCGAGCCAGGCGCCCTGCTCGGTTCGGCGAAGCACTTCGTACTTGAGTTTCGCCCAGCGTGCGCCGGGATCCGAAGGCGGCACGATCTCGGCCATCGCGACATCGGGGATTTTGCGGATCGGATCTTCCCAAACTCCCCGATCTTCACTGGGCTGACCGGCGACAAACGCCCAGTAGACCTTCCGCACTAGACGCGTTTCAAATTGCTGCGAGATCCGCCGCGCAGCACGTACATTCCGAGCAAACGTCAGCACGCCAGAAACAGGTCGATCCAACCGATGGGGAACGCCGAGATAAACTTTGCCGGTCTTCAAGTCGCGTTGCCGGATAAACGCTTTGAAACGCGACTCCAGACTATCGATGTGCGGGGGAGCCTGAGTCAGCAACCCAGCCGGTTTGGCGATACAAAAGCAGGGGCCCTGTTCGTAGAGGATATCCACGCGGGGCGAAGGGGATTCATTCATCCGGCCATTATAGCGAAGCGGACGGAGATCGCGTCAGGCGACTAGTTTTGCGTCAACTGACGATTGCCGGGCTCCGGAAAGTTGAGCAGCGTCTGACTGCTAATGGGCGACTTCGATGAAATCCGAGACGCGCCGAACCGAAGTGAGACGCGACACCAGGCGGACCGCGGACAGTTTCAGCGTGTCGGTCGGGACGGTGCCGCACAGGACAACTTCGCCGTCGCAAGCGGCGCAGTACAGGCGCGACAGTTCGGTGCGCCCGCTGGCGTCCAGCATCTGCCGAGCAGCCGTCGTGAGAATGGCGTCAGACGATGCGCGACGATCTTCGCCGGCCATGATTTCCAGTTCCGTTGAAATAGCGTTCATTGGAAGACTTCCTGATCCAATTGGCATAATGGGTTTTCTCTTTCTCTCTAAATTACGTCCTTCATTCGAACTCTGAATGAATTGAGTGCGAACATTTCGCGTAGTTCACGCTGTAGAACAGCCCCTCAAAAACGAAAAACGCCGGCAAGCGAGTGCCGGCGTTTTCGATTTTGACGAATCGGAGGGGTGGTCTTAGACCTTGCCCGCAGCCGGAACTTCGTACGGTTTGCGATAGTCGCGCGACAACTTGTGGTTGGCCGCTTCGTTCCCGATAAAGGTTTCGCTCTTCGGATCCATCTTCAGGTTCGGACCAAGCTTGACTTTGTCCTTCGCCAGATCGACTTTGTTGTCTTTCAGGTGGTCGGTGTAACGGCCCAACGTCGCTTTGACGTTTTCGGTCGTATCCAACTCTTCCAAACGTTCCAGGCATTCGCCGGCCGAGACGCTTTCGCCCAATTGGTACGAAATGTTCCCCGTGTGGCAAAGAGCGCTGGAAAGATGGCCCTCTACGATGTCGCCGTTCAAGCTGGCAACGTCGCGCGAACGAACGCCTTCGATGAAGTTGTCGTAGTGGTGCTGGTCACCACCGCCGCTGAACTCCTTGAACTTCTTGCCATTCTTATCGAAGGCGGCGCCGCCGTTGTACGAGGAAATAACGACATAGCCGTCGGTTCCCTCGAAGATCACGCCGACGCTCGAACCCTTGTACTTCCGGCTGCTCTCTGGCGTCGACTTGTCGTAGACCAATCCGCGAACTTCAAACACCAGGGCGCTGTCGCCGTAGTTGTGAATGATGACCTGCGTGTTGGGCGTAGTGCCGGCGTCTTCGTAGCCGTAACGACCGCCGTAGCTGATCACCTGCGAGCTCAGTTCGTCAACGCCGAGTCCCCAGCGCGCGATATCCATTTGATGGATGCCTTGATTGCCGAGATCGCCGTTCCCATACGGCCATTGCCAGTGCCAATCGTAATGGAACTGCTTGCGGGTCACCGGGCCCAATTGAGCCGGCCCCGACCACAGATCGTAGTCGACCGAAGCCGGAACCTTGTAATCGCCGACCGGTCCGATCGAAGCGCGCGGCTTGTAGCAGAGACCGCGGGCAACTTTGACTTCGCCGATGCCGCCGTTTTTCACAAAATTGATCGTGTCGATCATGCCTGGGTTCGAGCGGCTTTGCGTACCGGCCTGACAGATCTTGTTGTATTTGCGCGCGGCTTCGACGATGCGACGACCTTCGCTCACATTGTGGCTGACCGGTTTTTCGACATAGACGTCTTTGCCGGCTTGCAGCGCCCAGATGGCGGCCAACGCGTGCCAGTGATTCGGCGTCGCGATCGTGATGATGTCGACGCTGTCGTCATCCAAAACCTTGCGCAGGTCGGTCGCGATTTGCGGCTTCTTCCCTTGCTTGTCGGCAACTTGCTTGGCGCGGCGAGCGGCCACGTCCGAGTCGGCGTCGCAGATGTAGACGTATTCCGTATCTTTGCGGTTGAGCATTCCGCCCACGTGCGACATCCCGCGACCGTTCACGCCGATCGTCGCGACACGCAGTTTTTCGTTCGGGCTACTGCTTTGCTTCGGCTCATCCGCCATCAGCGGAGATGCGGCGCTGGCCGCAACAGCTGCGGCCGATGCGAACATCGATTGTTCCAAGAATTGACGACGAGACTTCAAAGTCATTGGGCGCTCCAATTAGGTGGGCAAAAAGAATGCGCGTAAGGTAGGGATAAGTGCAACAGCACTTCCCCTATGATAAACGATCTCGGTTCATTTGGAAATCATTACGCCTATGATTTTTCTCTTCGCGAGCCTGCTTCGCTATCAAAGCCAAACCGCGTCACCAGCCAATCGGCCCAGGTCGGCGCCAAGCGATCCAGCCACACGAGCCCCTTTCCTCCGAAACTCAGGATCACTTCCTGCTTGCCGGATTGGACCGCCTTAATCGCTGCTTTGGCAACCTCAGCAGAGGTCATCGCTCCCTTCCCCTTGGCCGGCTGACGTCCCGCCTTTTCGATCACCGCGGTCGTAAACTCGCTTTCGGTCGTGCTGGGACTGACCAGGATGACATCAATCCCTTCGCTAGCAAGTTCGGCTCGCAGCGCATCGCTAAAACCGTGGATTGCAAATTTGCTAGCACAGTATTCGCTTTTCGCTGGAACGGCGCGATGCGCTAAGATCGAAGAAATGTTGCAGATCGCCGGCGACTTGCCGCGGCGTAACGAAGGGATCGCCGTCCGGATGAGCTCGACTGGCGCGAAGAAGTTGACCTCCATGACCTGTCGCAGCCGCTCGGGAGATCCGTCGGCAAACGGACCGAGCGCCCCGATCCCGGCGTTATTGATCAGCAGATCGAGTCCCCCAAACTGCGAGTTAGCGGCGCTGACCAACTCTGTTCGCAGCGCCCCATCGCAGATGTCGCCGGGGACGATGACCAACTGTTTTGGCGCCGCGACTTCGGCGGCTAGCTCTTCTAGGCGATCTGCGCGCCGCGCGGTGGCGACCACTTTGGCGCCGGCGGCGATTAACTGCCGCGTTAATTCTCGGCCGATTCCGCTGGAAGCGCCGGTGACGATCGCACGCTGATCACGCAGTTGACGACGCGCCATCGTCAGGCGACTTCTTCGATCGGATCTTTATCCTCGGCCGTTTCGGTCGGCACATGATCACGAATCACGGTATCGGGATCATCAATGCGGCCGAGAAAATGGGCCGGCAAACGACAATGAATGCGCATCCGCGTCTCGCTATAGGTTTTCGAGACCACTTCTCCGTGCGACGCGAGATAAGCCATCAAGCGGCCGTTGTCGATTCCCGTTTCGACATCCACATCGCGGAAACTGCGGCTCAACGCATCGCTGACCGCCAGCGCGAATTTCTCACGTCCTTCGCCTGTCTTGGCGCTGACCAGCAGTGCGCCGGGATAGCGCTGCAGCAGCACATCCAGCGTATGTTGATCGCTCACGGCGTCGATCTTGTTTAAGACCAGCAGCGCATCTTTTTCTTCAATCCCAATCTCTTCCAGCACTTCATAAACCGCGCTGATCTGATTGACGACGTCGGGATTGCTGGCGTCGGCGACATGCAGCAGCAAGTCGGCCTGACGCGCTTCTTCGAGCGTCGCTTTAAAACTGGCGATCAAACGGTGAGGCAAATTGCGAATGAATCCGACCGTATCGCTTAGCAACACCGGTCCCCAGTGAGGAAGTTGCCAGCGACGCGTACGCGTATCCAGCGTGGCGAACAGCTTATCCTCGGCCAAAACTTGCGCTTCGGTCAGATAGTTCATCAGCGTGCTTTTGCCGGCGTTGGTGTAACCGACAATCGAGATTGTCATAACGTTGCGGCGCGAAGCGACTTCTCGCTCGCGACGACCTTGGACTTTCGCCAGATCGTCTTTCAAGTCGCGAATCCGCTTCTCGACCAGTCGGCGGTCGACTTCCAATTGCTTTTCACCCGGTCCACGCATCCCGACGCCCATCTTGATGCGGTCCAAGTGACTCCACATCCGTTTGAGTCGGGGAAGCGCATATTGCAACTGCGCCAGTTCGACCGCGAGCCGCGACTCATAGGTTTGCGCATGCGTCGCAAAGATATCGAGAATCAGCTCGGTTCGATCAATCACCTTCAGCCCGGTTCCCTGCTCGAGATTGCGAGTCTGGGCCGGCGACAGTTCGTTATCGAAGATGATGACGTCCGCTTCCGAAGCTTCCGCGCACAGCTTTAACTCTTCGACTTTACCAGAGCCTAGATAGGTCGCCGTCTCCGGCTTATCGCGGCGCTGCGTCATTCTTCCTACGACTTCGGTGCCGGCCGTTGTCGCCAGCCCCGCAAGCTCGTCCAGAGGATCATCGCCGACGATCGTCTCGGGGAGAATGACTTTGACCAACACCGATTTTTCTTCGGCGACGCTTTGTTTCCGTTCTCGTTGAGTCACGCGGCCTCGGGATACCGTTGTAAGGAATTGAAAAGATGTTCTGTCATTATCTTATCCCACCACAAGAAACCTCCAAGAGTCTCTCGCGGCGGAAGTGGAGGGACGCAGGCCCCCCAAATAGGTTCACGCGGCGTTCGCAACACGATATTTTCGCGTTACTTCCTTAAACCGTTCTACCAAACGACTTTGAAACCGGTAAGGATTCCAGGCCATCGCGATCGTTCGCTGCGGTTTCGGCGCGTGAAGCGAACTATAAATTCTCCGCCCATCCTGATCCAGACGGCGAGCCATCTGCGGAACCATCGAAACGCCATGTCCCAACGCGACCAACTCTTGCACGGTCGCCAACTGACTCGTTTTCTCGACAGAAACGGGGTGAAACGACTTCTGCCGGCAGAACGAGACGATGTTATCCGACAAACAATGCGCCTCATCCAGCAAGATAAAGGGATACGGACGCACATCGGCGATCGTAATTCGCCTTTTGGTCGCCAGCGGGTGCCCCGCCGGCATCGCCAACAACAACTCTTCGTCAAACAACGCTTCGATCTCAATATGCTGCATCGAAACCGGCAGCGCCAGCAGCGCCACATCCACTTCTCCTTGGGCGACCCGCTGCAATAATTTTTCGGTCACTTCTTCCTGGACGGTTAGGGTCGACTCGGGCGAAGTCGCCGCGAACGCTTGCAACAGCCCCGGCAGAAAATAAGGGGCGATCGTCGGAATGGCGCCAATCCGAATTCGCCCGGTTCGCCCGTCGTCCGTAATCTCGGACTTCGTATCTTCGATCAGCGACAAGATCTGCTCGGCGCGTGACTGCAACAGCCGCCCTGCTTCGGTCAGCACGATCGATCGGGATTGCCGCTCAAAGACCGGTTGCCCTAACTCTTCTTCCAATTTGCCAATCGAGCGACTCAGCGCCGGCTGCGAGACCAGCAGATCTTCGGCGGCCCGCGTGAAATTCTTCCACTCGGCCACTTTCAAAAAATAACGCAGCTGACTGATTTCCATCGATTTTCTCGGCGCGCGATTCCAATAACCAATACGCATTGTAAGCAGCCCAGCAATGCATTGAAAGCATCGTGGCGATCTACAGAAAGCGAGAGATCTTCGTAGCCCGAAATGCGAGTTTTTAAAGTTGCGATATTTGCCGAACGAATTCGGGTTGGCCCGGATAGCTCCGCTATCGGGGCCGACGAAGTCGGTAGGAGGCATCGAGCCGTGATCGGACCTGACAGCGGTGGTTGCCGCGCCGTTTAATATGGCGAAATGGCCTCGAACTGCTTACCAGGAACCAATGCCTCTTACGGCTGCGCCGCCCCGATAGCGGAGCTATCGCGGCCAACCGGGAAATTGCGACGAAATCGCTTCGTTATTCGTGCTTCGACATTCGTCACTTCCTGTTGATCGTCGTCGACAGCCAATCTGGGGGCGTATGCGGCGTTGGCCGCCGTTCGCAGCGGTTCCGAGTCGGATCATGCCGATAATGCGGTGGAGAATTAAGGGCAACACGCGTCCGTTCGTTGTGTGACGAATTCCTGCGGGATATATTTGAGTTACGACTCGTTCTTCGTAAGACCCCCGCAGTAAGCACTCCATCAAAGGACTTCTCACGCATGACTCGCATTGATCGCCGCTCCTTTCTGCAATTCTCGGCCGCCGCCGCAGGCGCCTTCGCTTTGCCGACCTCGTCGCTATTGGCCGCCGACGCCAAAGCCCCGTTCAAGATTTCGCTCGCCCAATGGTCGCTGCACAAAGCGCTGAAGGGAGGCAAGCTCGATAACCTCGACTTCGCCAAAGTCGCCAAAGAAGAATGCGGCATCGAAGCGATTGAATACGTCAATCAGTTCTTCGCCGACAAAGCCAAAGACAAAAAATACCTGGGCGAAATGATCTCGCGCAGCGACGACCAGGGCGTCAAACGCCTGCTG
The nucleotide sequence above comes from Blastopirellula sp. J2-11. Encoded proteins:
- the hflX gene encoding GTPase HflX, translated to MTQRERKQSVAEEKSVLVKVILPETIVGDDPLDELAGLATTAGTEVVGRMTQRRDKPETATYLGSGKVEELKLCAEASEADVIIFDNELSPAQTRNLEQGTGLKVIDRTELILDIFATHAQTYESRLAVELAQLQYALPRLKRMWSHLDRIKMGVGMRGPGEKQLEVDRRLVEKRIRDLKDDLAKVQGRREREVASRRNVMTISIVGYTNAGKSTLMNYLTEAQVLAEDKLFATLDTRTRRWQLPHWGPVLLSDTVGFIRNLPHRLIASFKATLEEARQADLLLHVADASNPDVVNQISAVYEVLEEIGIEEKDALLVLNKIDAVSDQHTLDVLLQRYPGALLVSAKTGEGREKFALAVSDALSRSFRDVDVETGIDNGRLMAYLASHGEVVSKTYSETRMRIHCRLPAHFLGRIDDPDTVIRDHVPTETAEDKDPIEEVA
- a CDS encoding SDR family NAD(P)-dependent oxidoreductase, which translates into the protein MARRQLRDQRAIVTGASSGIGRELTRQLIAAGAKVVATARRADRLEELAAEVAAPKQLVIVPGDICDGALRTELVSAANSQFGGLDLLINNAGIGALGPFADGSPERLRQVMEVNFFAPVELIRTAIPSLRRGKSPAICNISSILAHRAVPAKSEYCASKFAIHGFSDALRAELASEGIDVILVSPSTTESEFTTAVIEKAGRQPAKGKGAMTSAEVAKAAIKAVQSGKQEVILSFGGKGLVWLDRLAPTWADWLVTRFGFDSEAGSRREKS
- a CDS encoding LysR family transcriptional regulator, producing MEISQLRYFLKVAEWKNFTRAAEDLLVSQPALSRSIGKLEEELGQPVFERQSRSIVLTEAGRLLQSRAEQILSLIEDTKSEITDDGRTGRIRIGAIPTIAPYFLPGLLQAFAATSPESTLTVQEEVTEKLLQRVAQGEVDVALLALPVSMQHIEIEALFDEELLLAMPAGHPLATKRRITIADVRPYPFILLDEAHCLSDNIVSFCRQKSFHPVSVEKTSQLATVQELVALGHGVSMVPQMARRLDQDGRRIYSSLHAPKPQRTIAMAWNPYRFQSRLVERFKEVTRKYRVANAA
- a CDS encoding Gfo/Idh/MocA family protein; the protein is MTLKSRRQFLEQSMFASAAAVAASAASPLMADEPKQSSSPNEKLRVATIGVNGRGMSHVGGMLNRKDTEYVYICDADSDVAARRAKQVADKQGKKPQIATDLRKVLDDDSVDIITIATPNHWHALAAIWALQAGKDVYVEKPVSHNVSEGRRIVEAARKYNKICQAGTQSRSNPGMIDTINFVKNGGIGEVKVARGLCYKPRASIGPVGDYKVPASVDYDLWSGPAQLGPVTRKQFHYDWHWQWPYGNGDLGNQGIHQMDIARWGLGVDELSSQVISYGGRYGYEDAGTTPNTQVIIHNYGDSALVFEVRGLVYDKSTPESSRKYKGSSVGVIFEGTDGYVVISSYNGGAAFDKNGKKFKEFSGGGDQHHYDNFIEGVRSRDVASLNGDIVEGHLSSALCHTGNISYQLGESVSAGECLERLEELDTTENVKATLGRYTDHLKDNKVDLAKDKVKLGPNLKMDPKSETFIGNEAANHKLSRDYRKPYEVPAAGKV
- a CDS encoding RluA family pseudouridine synthase — protein: MNESPSPRVDILYEQGPCFCIAKPAGLLTQAPPHIDSLESRFKAFIRQRDLKTGKVYLGVPHRLDRPVSGVLTFARNVRAARRISQQFETRLVRKVYWAFVAGQPSEDRGVWEDPIRKIPDVAMAEIVPPSDPGARWAKLKYEVLRRTEQGAWLEIELDTGRYHQIRVQCASRGFPILGDVSYGGEIPFGPQSDDERARHIALHARYLRLKHPMVDEIVAVTAPLPETWNAIAGWHAEWEAQRVIEDVAP
- a CDS encoding BON domain-containing protein, with the protein product MNAISTELEIMAGEDRRASSDAILTTAARQMLDASGRTELSRLYCAACDGEVVLCGTVPTDTLKLSAVRLVSRLTSVRRVSDFIEVAH